Proteins from a genomic interval of Paenibacillus sp. 37:
- a CDS encoding bifunctional lytic transglycosylase/C40 family peptidase, protein MRLWGEKLSANEIGGQAAGQAGGALKKGGTKVASKAVGKAGKYLKKLLMKFLKQLVLSIGKLIVSLIGPWGLVIILAILLTLAALSAIPFADWFLGGNARSEEQHAADVKYEKEFKSAADKTVAELWGIEADKNWLNQVVKTVKPSWGIPASLVRYEIMVNEKKVELSDYKPEELIKSFQPSFSYTTVSDDKERTKSIVACTVTTTDGEGNSSTHTTTEEARSESTRKAHDVLSDITLDYGHMNIKPLKLYYPGGTTTITDQWDLVGTSTSGDCTTTTYQQYDHTTVDDRYVPDFVVDGEKFQQILINLGVDKDDMKLFYEFISVADPDWNPALYGGKASANYSGNWLPGTASVPAVVLRYEPIVRKYLAMVGLEEHTQLLLAMIMQESGGKLLDVMQSSESIGKPRNYITDPELSIKVGVDHFSTVYKAAGGDVEIALQAYNYGLGYVKYALNAGGYSKENALGFSLMMREISGSKGYGDPNYVDNVMRYYNATSTVIKVPNDGQIFDVQEVLDVMTKYLGHPYLFGGRDPFGKGIDCSGLIEFAFGQIGVDLSGSTRNQYDKTVEIRAEDARPGDFVFWSTYKAGPSHIGMYLGDGKFINSGSTYGVSIDTMHRWRKIPFFGYRRLVEK, encoded by the coding sequence TTGCGATTGTGGGGTGAGAAATTGAGTGCGAATGAGATAGGCGGTCAAGCTGCTGGACAAGCAGGGGGAGCATTAAAAAAAGGCGGTACAAAAGTAGCCTCTAAAGCGGTAGGAAAAGCGGGGAAGTACCTAAAAAAACTACTCATGAAATTCTTGAAACAGCTTGTATTATCGATTGGGAAGCTTATTGTCTCATTGATAGGCCCTTGGGGATTGGTAATAATCTTAGCTATTCTTCTTACTTTAGCTGCCCTCTCTGCCATTCCATTTGCGGACTGGTTTTTAGGTGGGAATGCTCGTAGTGAAGAGCAACATGCGGCGGATGTAAAATATGAAAAAGAGTTCAAATCTGCAGCTGATAAAACAGTTGCTGAACTTTGGGGGATTGAAGCAGATAAAAACTGGCTTAATCAAGTTGTGAAGACGGTAAAACCGAGTTGGGGCATACCTGCATCTCTTGTTCGCTATGAAATCATGGTAAATGAAAAGAAAGTTGAACTATCTGATTATAAACCCGAAGAATTGATTAAGAGCTTTCAACCCTCATTTTCTTATACTACAGTCTCCGATGATAAGGAAAGAACAAAATCTATTGTAGCGTGTACGGTTACAACTACAGATGGAGAAGGTAACTCATCTACACATACGACAACTGAAGAGGCTCGATCAGAAAGCACCAGAAAAGCACATGATGTGCTATCAGATATTACATTGGATTACGGCCATATGAATATTAAGCCCCTGAAGTTGTACTATCCTGGGGGTACAACGACAATAACAGATCAATGGGATCTTGTGGGTACAAGTACTAGTGGTGATTGTACTACGACCACCTATCAGCAATATGATCATACTACTGTCGATGATCGCTATGTCCCGGACTTTGTGGTTGATGGTGAAAAGTTCCAGCAAATACTAATTAACCTCGGGGTAGATAAAGATGATATGAAATTATTCTATGAGTTTATATCCGTTGCTGATCCTGATTGGAATCCTGCTTTATATGGAGGTAAGGCATCAGCGAACTATAGTGGTAATTGGTTGCCAGGCACAGCTTCAGTTCCTGCTGTGGTCTTGAGATATGAACCTATAGTAAGGAAGTATCTAGCAATGGTAGGGTTAGAGGAACATACTCAGTTGCTGCTAGCCATGATCATGCAGGAGTCTGGAGGCAAATTGCTAGATGTTATGCAATCTTCCGAATCAATTGGGAAACCGCGTAATTATATTACCGATCCTGAATTATCAATCAAAGTAGGGGTAGATCACTTCTCAACAGTATATAAAGCTGCTGGGGGAGATGTGGAAATAGCACTCCAAGCGTATAACTATGGTTTAGGTTACGTTAAATATGCACTAAACGCTGGTGGATATTCTAAGGAAAATGCATTAGGGTTCAGTCTAATGATGCGAGAGATAAGTGGCTCAAAGGGATATGGTGATCCCAATTATGTAGATAACGTGATGAGATACTATAATGCAACAAGTACGGTCATAAAAGTTCCGAATGATGGCCAGATATTTGATGTACAAGAGGTACTAGACGTTATGACTAAATATCTCGGGCATCCATACTTATTTGGTGGAAGAGATCCATTCGGAAAAGGTATTGATTGTTCAGGTCTTATAGAATTTGCTTTTGGGCAAATCGGAGTTGATTTGTCGGGCTCTACAAGAAATCAATATGATAAAACAGTTGAAATAAGAGCCGAAGATGCCAGACCAGGGGATTTTGTGTTTTGGTCTACCTATAAGGCGGGTCCTTCACACATAGGCATGTATCTTGGAGATGGCAAGTTTATCAATTCAGGAAGTACGTATGGCGTAAGTATTGATACTATGCACCGTTGGAGAAAGATACCTTTCTTCGGATATCGTCGCCTTGTTGAAAAATAA